The following proteins are encoded in a genomic region of Oryza brachyantha chromosome 11, ObraRS2, whole genome shotgun sequence:
- the LOC102700471 gene encoding uncharacterized protein LOC102700471: MEAAAAAREMEARMRKEKKDGVVKEVIRLERESVIPILKPKLIMKLAYLIEQDKDRAEFLKLCRRVEYTVRAWYLLQFEDLMQLYALFDPVNGVKSLEQQSLRPDEIETLELNFLTYMFQVMEKSNFKLLSDEEYDVAQSGQYLLNLPIKVDESKVDKKLLTRYFKAHPHDNLPASADKYIIFRRGIGIDKTTDYFFIEKVDVIISRLWRSLLRVTRIDKLFSKKQRLRPKKDTKKTDDEVNDVVEEQDFSVERIRLEKMELSIKNLLSPMTIQEPTFERMIVVYRRASTEVKPDRGIFVKHFKNIPMADMELVLPEKKNPSLTPMDWVKFLVSAVIGLVTLIGSLEMPKADIWVVIAILSGLVGYCAKIYFTFQANMVAYQNLITKSMYDKQLDSGKGTLLHLCDDVIQQEVKEVIVSYYILMEQGKATVQELDSRCEQLIKEEFGVECNFDVVDAVKKLEKLGIVSRDSIGRIICVPLKRANDIIGTTTEEMVMRAQQTSAGP, from the exons atggaggcggcggccgccgcgagggagatggaggcgaggatgaggaaggagaagaaggacGGGGTGGTGAAGGAGGTGATACGGCTGGAGAGGGAGTCCGTCATCCCCATCCTCAAGCCCAAGCTCATCATGAAGCTCGCCTACCTCATCG AGCAAGATAAGGATCGTGCCGAGTTCTTGAAGCTATGTAGGAGGGTGGAGTACACTGTTCGTGCTTGGTatcttctgcaatttgaggaCCTAATG CAATTGTATGCCCTATTTGATCCTGTAAATGGCGTCAAGAGTTTGGAGCAGCAAAGCCTGAGACCAGATGAGATTGAAACACTTGAACTCAATTTCTTAACCTACATGTTTCAG GTAATGGAAAAGAGTAACTTCAAGTTGTTATCTGATGAAGAGTATGATGTAGCCCAGTCTGGTCAATATCTTCTGAATCTACCAATCAAAGTTGATGAATCCAAG GTAGACAAGAAGTTGTTGACAAGGTACTTCAAAGCACATCCACATGATAATCTACCAGCATCCGCAGATAAG TACATTATATTCCGTCGGGGCATTGGAATCGATAAGACAACTGATTACTTCTTCATTGAGAAAGTGGATGTAATCATATCACGGTTGTGGAGATCATTGCTCAGAGTTACAAG GATTGATAAATTGTTCTCTAAGAAACAGCGATTGAGGCCCAAAAAGGACACAAAGAAGACTGATGACGAAGTTAATGATGTAGTAGAAGAACAAGATTTTTCTGTTGAGCGTATTCGCTTAGAAAAGATGGAGCTGAG CATAAAGAATCTACTAAGTCCAATGACAATTCAAGAACCTACATTTGAAAGGATGATTGTGGTATATAG GAGAGCAAGCACAGAGGTTAAACCGGATCGAGGAATATTTGTAAagcatttcaaaaatattccaATGGCTGATATGGAATTAGTTCTG CCAGAGAAGAAGAACCCTAGTTTAACTCCAATGGATTGGGTGAAATTTCTTGTTTCTGCTGTGATTGGGTTG GTCACTCTCATAGGTTCTCTTGAAATGCCAAAGGCTGATATATGGGTTGTCATAGCAATCTTGTCTGGTTTAGTTGGATACTGTGCTAAGATCTATTTCAC ATTTCAGGCAAATATGGTAGcttatcaaaatttgattACAAAATCAATGTATGATAAACAGCTTGACAGTGGAAAAGGAACACTTCTGCATTTGTGTGATGATGTGATCCAGCAAGAA GTTAAAGAGGTCATTGTTTCTTACTACATTTTGATGGAGCAAGGAAAGGCAACTGTACAA GAACTCGATTCACGCTGTGAACAGCTCATTAAGGAAGAATTTGGTGTTGAGTGCAattttgacgttgttgacGCTGTAAAGAAGCTAGAAAAGCTTGGTATTGTATCTCGG GATTCAATTGGGAGAATTATTTGTGTTCCCCTGAAGCGCGCAAATGACATTATAGGGACTACTACTGAAGAAATGGTGATGCGAGCTCAACAAACCTCAGCTGGTCCATAA
- the LOC102705674 gene encoding uncharacterized protein LOC102705674 — MDSAASGPRHGRLLISPSLSSPTFSTSSPSRSPAPQHDRRNSTSSPQPLLPFPSPTSRSRSSGGGGGGAGGPRAAGTAASPPAFAHNARVAAALAPAAAFLLDLGGLPVFAVLAVGLAAAYLLDALRLRQGAFFTVWAALIAADVAFFFSASLSSAASASLPLTVLALLLCAETSFLIGVWASLQFRWIQLENPTIVAALERLLFACVPIAAPAIFTWAVVSAVGMANASYYFATFTMVFYWLFSIPRPSSFKNRKQDSPWQDTDGILGPLESCVHALYLLFVPVLFHAASHHATLFASWTNVCDLLLLFFVPFLFQLYASTRGALWWITRDAQTMDQIRMANGLVALVVVVLCLEVRVVFHSFGRYIHAPPPLNYLLVTVTMLGGALGMAAHAAGKVGDAVSSVAFTGLAVLVSGAGAVVIGFPVTFLPLPMISGYYAARFFTKKSLSSYFTFVAIASMMVLWFVVHNYWDLNIWIAGMPLKSFTKYVVAAVIMAMTVPGLALLPTNLRFLVELGLTGHAILLCYIENRLFNYATMYYFGFEDDIMYPSYMVLITTFLGLALVRRLSVDQRVGPKAAWILTCLYSSKLSMLFITSKSVLWVSAVLLLAVTPPLLLYRDKSKGASKMKVWQAYFHASVVAFSAWLCRETIFEALQWWNGKPPSDGLLLGSYILLTGVACIPIVALHFPHAQSAKRFLVLVVATGLLFVIMQPPIKLSWVYRSEFIKAAHLSDDDTSIYGFIASKPTWPSWLLIATVVLTLAAVTSIIPVKYVVELRALYALGVGITLGIYISVQYFFQAVVLYPLLVATIVSAAVFIVFTHLPSESSTRVLPWVFSLLVVLFPVTYLLEGHLRAKNFVDDEEAENFTNMLAIEGARMSLLGLYAAIFMIIALEIKFELALLLREKAVDRGVTHGPPGRSSAFPPKARLLQQRRAHAAPTFTIKRLAAEAAWMPAIGNFSTVLCFIICLILNITLTGGSNRAIFFLAPILLLLNQDSDIFAGFGDRQRYFPVAISISVYLILTALYRIWEETWPGNGGWALDIGGPGWFFAVKNIALLMLTLPNHILFNRFMWDYVRQTDAKLLLTLPLNLPSIIMPDILTVRVLGLLGAIYSLSQYVISRRIRLAGMKYI; from the exons ATGGATTCCGCCGCGTCCGGGCCTCGCCACGGCCGCCTCCTCATCTCGCCGTCGCTCTCCTCCCCGACCTTCTCCACCAGCTCGCCCTCCCGGTCCCCGGCACCGCAGCACGACCGCCGCAACTCCACCTCGTCGCCGCAGccgctcctccccttcccatcGCCTACCTCTAGGTCTcgctcctccggcggcggcggaggcggcgccgggggcCCCCGTGCAGCGGGgacggccgcctcgccgccggccttcgcGCACAACGCGCGCGTCGCGGCCgcgctcgcgcccgccgcggccTTCCTGCTCGACCTCGGCGGGCTGCCCGTGTTCGctgtcctcgccgtcggcctcgccgccgcgtaccTCCTCGACGCGCTCCGGCTCCGCCAGGGGGCCTTCTTCACCGTCTGGGCCGCGCTCATCGCCGCTGACGTGGCGTTCTTCTTCTCGGCCTCCCTCTcgtccgccgcgtccgccTCGCTGCCGCTCACCGTGCTCGCGCTCCTCCTCTGCGCCGAGACCTCCTTCCTCATCGGCGTCTGGGCGTCCCTCCAGTTCCGTTGGATCCAGCTGGAGAACCCGaccatcgtcgccgcgctcgagCGGCTCCTCTTCGCCTGCGTGCCTATCGCGGCGCCTGCAATATTCACATGGGCTGTTGTGTCCGCGGTCGGCATGGCCAACGCCTCCTACTACTTTGCCACGTTCACCATGGTCTTCTACTGGCTGTTCTCCATACCTCGGCCGTCAAGCTTCAAGAACCGAAAGCAGGACTCTCCATGGCAGGATACTGACGGCATTCTTGGCCCCTTGGAGAGCTGTGTGCATGCGCTGTATCTGTTGTTCGTGCCAGTGTTGTTCCATGCTGCATCCCACCATGCTACGCTCTTCGCATCGTGGACCAATGTGTgtgatctgctgctgctgttctttGTACCATTCTTGTTCCAACTTTATGCTTCCACACGTGGTGCGCTGTGGTGGATTACCAGGGATGCACAGACAATGGATCAGATAAGGATGGCAAATGGCTTGGTTGCGCTGGTTGTAGTGGTGCTTTGCCTTGAGGTTCGAGTTGTATTTCACTCTTTTGGAAGGTATATTCATGCTCCACCACCTCTGAACTACCTTCTTGTAACGGTCACAATGCTTGGCGGTGCTTTGGGTATGGCAGCGCATGCTGCGGGCAAGGTTGGAGATGCTGTTAGCTCGGTGGCCTTTACAGGGTTAGCAGTGCTTGTCAGTGGAGCAGGTGCTGTAGTCATCGGATTCCCTGTTACG TTCCTTCCGCTTCCAATGATTTCTGGTTATTATGCAGCAAGGTTCTTTACTAAGAAAAGCTTATCATCATACTTCACCTTTGTGGCAATAGCAAGCATGATGGTCCTTTGGTTTGTAGTCCATAATTATTGGGATCTGAATATTTGGATTGCTGGCATGCCATTGAAGTCATTCACCAAGTATGTTGTTGCAGCTGTAATCATGGCAATGACTGTTCCTGGTTTGGCTCTTCTCCCAACGAATCTGCGGTTTCTTGTAGAACTTGGTCTTACTGGTCATGCAATATTGCTGTGCTACATTGAGAACCGATTGTTCAACTATGCTACCATGTACTACTTTGGATTTGAAGATGATATCATGTATCCTAGCTATATGGTTTTGATTACAACCTTTTTGGGATTAGCTCTTGTAAGAAGATTATCTGTTGATCAGAGAGTTGGGCCTAAAGCTGCTTGGATCTTGACTTGTCTTTATTCTTCAAAATTATCAATGTTATTTATCACATCAAAATCGGTGCTATGGGTTTCAGCTGTCTTGCTACTTGCTGTTACTCCACCCTTGCTTCTTTACAG AGACAAGTCAAAAGGGGCTTCAAAGATGAAAGTTTGGCAAGCTTATTTCCATGCATCTGTAGTAGCCTTTTCTGCATGGCTTTGCCGGGAAACAATCTTCGAAGCTTTACAGTGGTGGAATGGAAAGCCTCCTTCAGATGGCCTGCTTTTGGGTTCCTATATTCTGTTGACAGGCGTTGCTTGCATACCAATAGTTGCTCTCCACTTCCCTCATGCTCAG TCAGCCAAGAGGTTCCTAGTGCTGGTTGTGGCTACAGGGCTTCTTTTTGTTATCATGCAGCCACCTATTAAACTTTCATGGGTATATCGGTCAGAGTTTATCAAAGCAGCACATCTATCTGATGATGACACTTCAATATATGGTTTTATAGCATCCAAGCCCACATGGCCATCATGGCTGCTCATTGCAACAGTGGTACTCACGTTAGCTGCAGTTACATCCATTATCCCTGTGAAGTATGTTGTCGAGTTGAGGGCTTTGTATGCATTGGGGGTTGGAATTACACTTGGCATCTACATATCTGTTCAGTACTTCTTCCAGGCAGTTGTTCTGTATCCTCTTCTTGTTGCAACAATTGTCTCGGCTGCAGTCTTCATAGTATTCACACATCTTCCATCTGAATCCAGTACAAGGGTTTTGCCATGGGTGTTCTCTTTGTTGGTAGTTTTGTTTCCAGTCACATATCTTCTTGAAGGACATCTAAGAGCTAAAAATTTTGTGGATGATGAGGAAGCAGAGAATTTCACCAACATGTTGGCTATAGAAGGGGCCAGAATGTCACTGTTGGGTCTCTATGCTGCCATTTTCATGATTATTGCATTAGAAATTAAGTTTGAACTGGCTTTGCTACTGCGTGAGAAAGCTGTGGACAGAGGTGTAACACATGGTCCACCTGGTCGGAGCTCTGCCTTTCCACCCAAAGCCAGACTACTCCAGCAGCGAAGAGCTCATGCTGCTCCAACCTTCACTATCAAGAGATTGGCAGCAGAGGCAGCTTGGATGCCTGCGATTGGCAATTTTTCAACTGTGTTGTGCTTCATCATCTGCCTTATTCTCAATATAACTCTTACTGGTGGCTCAAATCGTGCTATTTTTTTCCTGGCACCTATCCTTCTGCTTTTAAACCAGGATTCAGACATCTTTGCAGGATTTGGTGACAGGCAACGTTACTTCCCTGTAGCAATCtctatttcagtttatttaatattgaCAGCATTGTATAGGATATGGGAGGAGACATGGCCTGGCAATGGAGGGTGGGCACTTGATATTGGGGGTCCAGGCTGGTTCTTTGCTGTGAAAAACATTGCCCTTCTCATGCTCACATTACCTAATCACATACTCTTCAATCGCTTCATGTGGGATTATGTCAGGCAGACAGACGCAAAGCTACTTCTGACTCTACCCCTCAACTTGCCATCAATTATAATGCCAGACATACTTACTGTGCGGGTATTAGGATTGTTGGGTGCTATTTATTCTCTATCACAGTACGTTATATCAAGGCGGATAAGACTTGCCGGGATGAAATACATTTAA
- the LOC102700188 gene encoding succinate dehydrogenase assembly factor 2, mitochondrial: protein MAAALLRRALHLRRALPSPPRAILPARRVLSSFTTTPTPTPTQQNSSSTTTIDLSSDESRRRLINRLVYRSKQRGFLELDLVLGSWVEQHIHSMDEANIRSLLHVLDLENPDLWKWLTGQEQPPEAVNSNPVFIAVKSKVTDNLSKHSSPETRSAPGQPWVRGWDDKRGIDGPKYGNQ, encoded by the exons atgGCGGCCGCGCTCCTCCGGCGCGCGCTCCACCTCCGGCGCGCGCTCCCGTCCCCTCCACGCGCCATCCTCCCCGCCCGCCGCGTCCTCTCCAGCTTCACCACCACGCCGACCCCGACTCCGACCCAGCAGAAcagctcctccaccaccaccatcgaCCTCTCCTCCGAcgagagccgccgccgcctcatcaACAG GCTGGTGTACAGGAGCAAGCAGAGGGGGTTCTTGGAGCTGGACCTGGTGCTGGGGAGCTGGGTCGAGCAGCACATCCACTCCATGGACGAGGCCAACATCCGCTCCCTGCTCCATGTCCTCGACCTC GAAAACCCAGATTTGTGGAAATGGCTTACTGGTCAAGAGCAACCACCAGAGGCAGTGAATTCTAATCCT GTATTTATTGCTGTTAAATCGAAGGTCACGGACAACCTGAGCAAGCACTCGTCTCCAGAGACCCGATCAGCGCCTGGTCAGCCATGGGTGAGAGGGTGGGATGATAAGAGAGGAATTGATGGACCAAAGTATGGAAATCAATGA
- the LOC102705960 gene encoding uncharacterized protein LOC102705960 gives MAAAAAALQLQAPSSPRPLVRAQLRSSFSAPALPLPAPARRRGARAAAATAARITMRFGVASKQAYICRDCGYIYSDRTPFDKLPDKYFCPVCGAPKRRFKPYEPKVSKNANATDARKARKEQLKKDEAVGQALPIGIAVGILALLGIFFYLNSVY, from the exons atggccgccgccgccgccgccctgcagctgcaggccccgtcgtcgccgcggccgctggTGCGCGCGCAGCTCCGGTCGTCCTTCAGcgcgccggcgctgccgctgccggcgccagcgcgacggcgcggcgccagggccgccgcggcgacggcggcgaggatcaCGATGCGGTTCGGCGTCGCGTCCAAGCAGGCCTACATCTGCCGCGACTGCGG GTACATTTACAGCGACAGGACGCCCTTCGACAAGCTGCCTGACAAGTACTTCTGCCCCG TTTGTGGAGCCCCAAAGAGAAGGTTCAAGCCCTACGAGCCAAAGGTGTCCAAGAACGCGAACGCCACGGATGCCCGCAAAGCTAGGAAGGAGCAGCTGAAGAAGGATGAAGCTGTTGG GCAAGCGTTGCCTATTGGTATCGCCGTCGGGATACTCGCATTGCTTGGCATCTTCTTCTACTTGAACAGTGTCTACTag